The Comamonas sp. GB3 AK4-5 genome includes a region encoding these proteins:
- a CDS encoding type B 50S ribosomal protein L31, whose translation MKEGIHPNYREVLFADLSNGFKFVTRSCVNTKETETFEGKEYPLFKLDTSSESHPFYTGTQKSVDNMGGRVERFRNRFGKK comes from the coding sequence ATGAAAGAAGGCATTCACCCCAACTACCGCGAAGTGCTGTTCGCGGACCTGTCGAACGGTTTCAAGTTCGTGACCCGTTCGTGCGTGAACACCAAGGAAACCGAAACCTTCGAAGGCAAGGAATACCCTCTGTTCAAGCTGGATACCTCCTCCGAATCGCACCCCTTCTACACTGGCACCCAAAAGTCCGTGGACAACATGGGCGGCCGCGTGGAGCGTTTCCGCAACCGCTTCGGCAAGAAGTAA